Below is a genomic region from Ursus arctos isolate Adak ecotype North America unplaced genomic scaffold, UrsArc2.0 scaffold_32, whole genome shotgun sequence.
GTCCGAGACCCCAGTACCAGTCCAGGCCGCCAGGACCGCACAGGGGTCTGCAGTGCAGTACCACAGATGACCACCAGATGCCGCCGTGGGTGGCGCTCGGGTCTGAGCCGCAGCCCTGCCAGCCGCGCCTCCaacgcccgcccgcccgcccgccgtgAGACCCTGCCCCCGGGGCGCCTAACAGTCCTGGGCCAGGGCTGCCTCCCAGCGGCTCAAAAACAGGCACACGCAACAACGAGCCCGCATGTGGGGTTCCCAGGCTGCAGACCCGTCTGGACTCCCCACTCTCGtcctggctccctgcttcacCTGTCCACGGAGCCTGTCCCCGCAGGCCAGACGCGACCCTCTCAGCACACAGCTCCCCTCCCTTCAGCAGGCTAGGCCTGGGCGAGCTGACCAGGGGGCTCCAGGGGCACCCCGAGTTCTGCCTGCAGATGCGTGTTCCCCCAGGGGCCGGGGGGACCGAGAGGCCAAGGTGCTGTCACTGCGCGCTCCCCCACTGCCCAGGGTCGGGGCAGGGTGTTGCCTACCGGCACTGCGTGCACACCCCCAGGGCTTAGTACACAGACTGCAGCGCACGTACGCACGGGCGCACCATCACGCCCGGCTTCACGCACACGCAGCGCAAGGCGGGGAGGGGGCGAAGGGCTGGGTCAGCGCCCACCTACACTGCGTCACCTAGCCCCGCCCACAGGGCTGCGGGGGGCTGCGGGGGGCTGCTGGCGCTGCAGAACCCTGCCCCACCGTCCAGCAGCTGCGAGGTCCACACCTGGCGCGTGAGAAGCCGTGTGGACACTGCGGGCACCGCGCGGGGATGGCGACATTCTCACCAGCTAGCCTGGCCGACCACctgtgtgtggggaggagggacggGGTTCCCgccggggcagggctggggagcgtgttgtcttcctgcctccccctggGGAGCCTAACTCACCTTGCTGACAGGTGGGCCCCAGGTAGCCGTCCACGCAGTGGCACCGCCCACTGGCGGGGTCacaggcagccccagccccacagctGCAGCGCAGGGCACAGCCCGGCCCGAAAAAGCCCGGGGTGCAGTCTGCAGGAAGAAGGCCGTGGGAGACACGGGCCTGAGGGCCGTTCCTGCCTGCTCTGCCCCGGGCGCCCCAGGCCCTCTGGGTAGGgatccctccctcttcctgccctgcGCGGGCCTCCCATGTGGGAAAGCTCCAGGCGCTGGGCACCTGCCCGGCCCCGGGGCTGACCTAGGGGGCCTGGCAGTCAGGGATGCTCCTCCCCAGGTCAAGACAAACACACGAGGTCATGTGTGCGGCGGCAGGGGACAGCCCCTCCTATGTCCGAGCAGGCTGGCAGACCGGGAAGGTCTCCTTCCCACCTCACAGGGCCCCGTTCTGGCCAGAGAGCAGGGGAGGCCCTGACATTCCTGAGcaggagccccatgctgggcgcCCGCCTGCAGAGGGGTGGGACCGGCACAGGGGGGCACGGAGCACAGGCCAGGGGAGAGCACAGCTGAGGCTCCCCCTACACAAGCAATCCTTGCCACCAGCGGAAACCCATGCCCGTGCTCCGCTGAGCGCGACCCCAGACTCACCGAGGTCACAAGCGGCCCCTGTGCGCCCCGGGGGACACAGGCACTGGCCGGTGATGGGGTCGCAAGGTGCCCCTGCCTCGCAGTCACAGCGCTGGCGGCAGCCCTCTCCAAACGAGCCTGGTTCACACCCTGGTGGGGGGCAGTGGACTCAGTGTCCTGTCCTGTCCCCTACCAGACAGGATAGGGCCAAGGGAGCACATGGGAACACGGAGCACTCACCCCTCTCACAGAGTTGGCCGGAGAAGCCGGAGGGGCAGACACACTGGCCGCTGACGGGGTGGCAGGGGGCCCCATGCCGACACTCACACGCTGCCTGGCAGCCAGCCCCGTGGAAGCCGGGGGGACAGGCTGAAAGACACCCCAGTTAGAGCCCCTACCTCAGTCCTGGTTCAGAGGCTCGTGctccccctttctcccacccAGGCCTGGCCCCCCATCACGGCTGGGGCTTAGGTGAGAGGTCAACCTGCTCGCATGGGACCCTGGGCGGAGGCCTCCAGCCTTGACGTCCCAAAGTGAATGGGGCCAGGCCTTATCTCACCGGCCACCAcggggagggacagggacagtGGCCATCGCCATGGAAGCCCACGTTGGTCCCGACCTCCCACGCGGGAGGAGCAGCCACCGGGGCTGGGGTCCCCACCCCAGGACTCACAGTGCTGGCAGGCCTGGCCGTAGAAGCCGGGGCCACAGTGGCAGGCGCCCGTGGTGGGCTCACAAGTGCCATTGTTTTGGCAAGAGCACTCCAGACGGCAGGAAGCACCATAGTAACCAGGAGGGCaggctggggacagagccagCAGGTCAGCCTCCTGCCGCAGAAGAGCAGGGGGCCCGAGGGACGGCCCCCGGCACGAGCCTGATTCGCGCGACCTCGGGGGACCTTGTCCAGCCCCACGGCAGCCCCACACAGAGGATCCTGAGCCCTGTGCTCTCCTGGGGGGTCCAGACCAGTCCCCTCCCCGATCAGGGCGTGGCCCGCGCACTGACCCAGCTCACAGTGCGGCCCTGTCCAGCCCAGGCCGCAGGAGCAGCTGCCATTGGCCGCATGGCACAGGCCCCCGTTCCTGCAGGAGCACACGCGCTCACAGCTCACTCCAAACCGGTTCTGAGGGCAGCCTGGGGGCAGAAGTCAGACACTGCTCAGTGCTCCGGCTCAGGGCTGGACACGCTCTGGGGACACGTCCCCACATCTGgccttcattcaacaaacacttcctGGGGCCAGTCTCTGCCCCGAGGCGCCCACGTGCCAGGGAGTTGACACCAGCCGCATCCTGCCCATTCATCCATCCTCTCCGCAAACACCAGGCCTGGCTGAGTGccgaggaggggcagggagtgcTTGCCCAGCTGGAGGGAGCTGGttagggaagacttcctggaggtggTGGCCCTCTGCACAGGCACATCCTCCAGGCTGAGGCGGCCGGGCTGCCAGACTCTCCAGATGGTCCCTGATCATAATCTGATTGACCCATGACTGCTGTAGTCCCTGGAGGCCTGGACACAGCCTAGCTGCAGCCAGGTCACAGTGCTTAGGACTCTGCTACCACAAGCTCAGAACTGGGGGGCTTGTGGGGGGGAGGTCACTGACCCCTTGATGAGGACCAAAGGCTGGCAGAGTGCTCTGACCTACCAGGGTGTGGGAGCCAGGCCAAGGGGCCATAGCTGTGGCCACGGGGACCAGGAGTGCCATCACGGGTGGCAGCCCCAGGACGGCTCCTGGGGTCACCCCCTTTCCCCACCATGCCCTGTACTCCAGGACTCCCTCCACCTGGGGTCCCCGGCCTCCGGGCCCAGCAGAAAGGGCCAGCAGGACCCTGTGCCACAGGGACTTGAGCCAGGGAGCTGGCTCTGTCATCAGACAAAACAGCCACTAGGCCCTCCTGCTGGGAGGCTCTGAGCTGGGACCTGTTCAGCGCCCCACCAGCCACTCGACGGGGTCAGTGGAGGCTGCTGGTGTGAATGCGCCACCCGGCTCTCGGGCCTGGTTCTCCCCTGGGGGACCCGTGGCTTCTCCccatcgccccccacccccccatcccatAGGCTGATGCAGTGGCATCCATGAAATgtggaaggggcaggcagagcggGCGCTCACCGTGCTCACAGTGGACGCCAGTCCTCCCAGGGGGGCAGGTGCAGCTGCCAGTCACGGGGTCACAGGCTGCTCCCTGCCCACACCTGCACACGTGGGCACAGCCGGGGCCGAAGCGGCCCTGTGGACAGGCTGCCGGGAGGAAGCAGGACGGTGGCCACTCCTGCCGGCTCCCCTTTCCTCTGCCATGTCAGTCCGGAGACAGGATGGGCTGTGGAGACCTCCCGTGCCCCTGCCCGCCCTGGCATCTCCCCTCCACCCGCAGTTCTGCTGGGGGCCAGGCCAGCTCTGCAGGGACAGGGACTCCCtgctacccccaccccactgcccccaGCCGATCCAGGCTCCCAGACCGGCAGGAAGTTCCCCATGACTCAGAGACAGGCGCTCTCCTGGGCGGGATGCCTAGCGGGCCTCCGTCTGCACAGAGGTGCACAAGTGCCTGCTGGACGTGGCCAGGGCAGGGGatcgggggagggggaggggacagagctggcTGGCAGGGACACTGGGGTCACACGGACATCCCCACCTTAGCCCAGCCCGGGGTCAGGCCCAGCAGGAGAATCAGGAAGCTAGACGGTCAGGGGGCTGTCCTCCCACAGGCTGGCTGGGGGGCCCTGcccactgaggcccagggagcagccaccctgtccctcccccattcaCCCAGACCTCCCCCCAGCCACTCACGCAGGCTGCAGTCGGcccccaggaaccccgcagggcagaggcaggcccCGGTGGCTGCATCACAGGAGCCTCCGTGGAGACACCCACACTGCTGCTCACAGCCAGGCCCAAACCGCCCGGGGGGGCACCctgcagggacaggggcaggtgCCAGAGGTCAGGGGCCAGGCCTTGCCCCCCTGGcgtcccacccccagccctgggatgAGCAGCGCCTCCTGAGAACAGCCTAGCAGGCCTGGTTCTCGCCGGGACACGCCGGGACAATGGCACTTATGCCCACAGCTCTCCCCAAAGGTGCCGGGTGGGCAGGCTGGGGTGTGGGCGGGAGAGGTCAGTCCTGGCCCAGCTCGGGAACAACCCCCCCATGTGGCCGCCTCTGGGGGTGGAGGTTTCGGGTGCAACTCGGGGTCCGTATAGCCTCAGCCACCAGCTGCTCTGCCCCCTGAGTGGGGTCACCTACCCTGCTCACAGCCGGGACCCGTGGAGCCTGGTGGGCAGTGACACGCCCCGGTGACGTGGTGGCAGGGGGCGCTGGGCGGGCACAGGCAGCGCTGGGCACAGGCCTTTCCAAACCAGCCATGCGGGCAGGCTGCAGGAAgtcagggctgggggtggtggggggctcTGGGGCCAGTGCAGCCCGGAGGGATCACTGTGCAAACACCCCCTCCACCCTAGCAGCTGGCCCCGTGGGTGCTGGCGGAGCCGAGGGGCTCACCGTTCTCACACCGTGAGCCTCTCCATCccggggggcagaggcaggccccCGTCACGTGGTGGCAGTTGGCCCCCCGCCGGCAGGAACAGCGTTCTTCACAGCGTGCCCCAAACGTGCCCTCAGCACAGGCTGCGCCGGGCGAAATAAGGCAGAGGGCTGAGTCCTGCTCCAGGGGTGTGAGCAGGGCCAAACACCCCCCACCCATCCCACAGGGGACCCCTGGGAGCTCGCacagcagcccctgcccccacctgccaaGGGACCACCTCACGAGGCCCTCCACCCTGAAGCAAGGCTGAGGCCGCCCCTTGAGGGGACCAGCGGGGCCCCCTGGACTCCCCCCACAACCCCAGCCCCCAATCCGACCCACTCACGGCTCTGACACTTGTCCCCAGTCCAGCCGGCTGGGCAGAGACAGTGGCCCGAGGGCCGGTCACAGACACCGCCATTGAGACATCCGCAACTGTGCTCACAGCCGGCTCCAAAGCGCCCCAGGAGGCACTCTGCAGGGCACAGTACCCCAGGAGTGCCCCACATCCCGAGGGCCCAGgagacccccaccccacccatgctTCCTGCACCCAGAGCCTCGGGCCCCTGTCCTTGAGAAGGTCACACCGCAGACCTACTGGCAGAAAGTCATCTCTGCCCACAGAGAGTGGGGGGCACGCCAGCATACTTTGGGGCACCCACCCTGGCTCCCGGGTCCCTCCACCTCCTCTGTCTGACCCAGGCTCACCCTCCTCGCAGGCcaggccagcccagccctccGGGCACGTGCAGTGGCCTGAGACGGGGTCACAGGTGCCCCCGTGCTGACAGAGGCAGGCATGCTGACAGTTCTCGCCGTACGAGCCCGTGGGGCAGGCTgcgggaggaggggagcagcTCGCAGCAGCCCAGCCCAGCGGGCCCGACGCCTCTCCCCCATTGAGAGCCAGCCTGGTGGTTGTGCACCTTCCAGTCCCCCCCAAAACCCAACACCAGACTTGGTGGGGAGGACTTCTCCCAGGCCTGTCTCTAAGACAACCCGCCCCAGGCCACCCCGGGCCCACCAACCCAGCCCTGCAGAGCCCGgcacctccctgccctcccccagggccAGGTGCCAGTGGGGGCATGacaggcccccagcccccctgcccaCCGCTCCTGCTGAGACTCCTGTCCACCAGTATCCCACGCCCACGTGACCCCGTGTGGCCCATGGAGGGGCTGACACAATCCCTGGTCCCAgactcctggggtggggggtggcttaCGTTCCAGGCAGGTGGGGCCCATCCAGCCAGGGCCGCAGCGGCACTGTCCGTGGACAGGGTCACAGGAGCCCCCGTTGAAGCAGGAGCAGGTCTGGCTACAGTTGTGTCCgtaggtgggggcagggcaggctgcaggagggaggggaccatCAGGGTCTGGAGGGGCTGCAGCACGTCTGGGGCAGCTGGGcaaccttcccttccctctggcctGGGCGGGCAAACAGCGTTTCCAGAGTGGCCGCCTGGCAGCTTCAGACACCCGGGAGGAGGCCCCCAGAGGGGGGCCTGGCACAGAGGCCCCGGCCCCTCTCCTGCAGCCCCCAGGGCCGCCTGGGCCTCACGCACCCTGCGAACAGCGGGGGCCCCGGCGGCcagcagggcagaggcaggagccgCTCACAGAGTCACAGGGGGCCCCGGCGGCACAGTCACAGACACCGCGACAGTCCAGGCCGAAGAAGCCCGCCGGGCAGGCTGCAGAGAGCGGGTGGTGATGGGACACGGCCAGGGTGGCAGGGTCCACCCGCCAGCCCCGGCACGCCCCAGCTCACCGCGTTCACAGAAGGCTCCCCTCCAGCCGGCCGGGCAGGTGCACGCCCCGCTGACATGGTCGCAGGCTGCCCCATGCTCACACTGGCACTGCCGCCCACAGCCCGGCCCAAAGTGGCCCTGGGGACACCCTGAGACACGCAGCCCCGGCCCACTGTCAGCAGGAGCGGGGGAGACCGACCGAGACCCACCTGCACCTCTGGCATCCCAGgcggagcggggggtgggggggaccgtGGGGCACTCCCCGCTTCCCTGCCCCGCTAAGGACTGAGTCAGCCCCCGGGGGAGGTAGGAACCCAAAGGCATCACCTCTGGATCTGCCCCAGCCTGGGGGGGTGGGAGACACGGAAGGTCATGGCCCTTggtcctcccctcctccaggtgCCAGGTGgctgctccctgctctccctgcctgctgctccaggGGCACCCTACAGACCCAGGCAgtctgggggggggtggggggacgccTAGGCCTGGCAGGACAGGGGCAGCTGGGGAAACTCAGGGGAGGAGACCATCCACCTGTCCCCGGACAGAAGGACAGGACTAGAGCCCCCAGtacttgcgtgtgtgtgtgtgcgtgcacgggCATGGGAGCGTGGCTGTGGGCGCCGGGACTCACGCTGTTCGCACCGCGGGCCTGTGTAGccagcctcacacacacacaggccactGACTGCGTCGCAACTCCCATGGCCTGGGCTGCAGGTACAGCGCCGGCTGCAGTCGGGTCCCCAGTGCCCGTCGTCACAGGCTGCAACACGGCCCGGGTCAGCCTGCACAGGCCCGGCCAGGCACGGGGCCTCCTGCTGGCCCCAgcgcccccaccccaagccctggGCCCCAGGCCACCCACCTCTCTGGCAGCTGAGGCCGGTCCACCCAGGGGCACAGCTGCAGTGTCCGGTTGCTGGGTGGCAGTGCCCGTCGTTGGCACAGGGGCACCTCAGCTGGCAGCCAGGCCCAAACCAGCCTGCCGGGCACGCTGCAGGATGGGGCAGGGTCAGCCCGTGGGCTGGCTGGGGCGCAGGCCAGGGGCTGACCGTACTCAGGTTGGGGGACCCCGCACTCACAGTCCTGGCAGCGGCTGCCCGTGTAACCGGGGGGGCACAGGCAGGCTCCGGTCCCAGGCTCACAGGCGGCACCATGATCACACGCAGGGCAGATCTCCTGGCAGCCAAGCCCCCAGCGGCCCTCGGGACAAtctagacaccccccccccaggcagtCAGTCTTCCCCGGGGCCTTGCTGGCCCTGTCTGACATGGCACTGACCCCGCATCACGGCTCAGGGGAGAGGAAACAACAGGTCATGAGAACCCCCAATCCCTCCCCCCAGCAGAGCACCACCTCCAGAAGAGGAGCCTCTGTCCCAGGACAGGCGGTGGGCAGACAGCCCAGGGAGCCCCCAGACCCAAGGGTGGTACGGTGTGGGCTCTCAGCTGTTAAGGACAGGCCCGGGGTCTGCAGGTTGCAGGACCCCCAAACACGGTCCAGGGCTAGGACAACCCAGAGTTGTATAGCACAGGGCGGGGAGGGTATAGCAGGCCACCACTGCCACTCACCTGCCCCACAGTCGTCCCCAGTCCTCCCTGGAGGGCACAGGCACTGCCCCGTGACCCGGTCACAGGGTGCTCCCCCACAGAAGCAGGAACCTGAGCAGTTCACACCGAACGTCCCCCCTGCGCACTCTGCAGGAAGGAACAAGATGGGTGGagctgccctcctgccccagcacAGCTGCTGGGCACAGACAAGTCCCCTGGCGACCATGGGGGTCACAGGAGCAGGCAGAGCACTGAGCACACCTGCAGGGAGGGGCCTGCTCGGGCTGACCGTGCAAAGGGGAAAGGGGGTGCAGGACGGACTCTGTGAgtaccctgcagctccccctccccacccagccaggAAGCCCAGGACAAATCTGGCCCCTCAGTCTCAGAATCCCAAAGAGCATGGGATGGGGCGAGGTGGGGGTCTGCATACACCACTTTACCCCAGCTGCGACCCTCTCCCAGCAGAATGGGGGCTGCCACGGGAGCCAGGCACGTTAAGAGGATGTGGAGGACCCTGAGTCCTGggtccccctcctcctctgcccagcAGAGGGTCAGCAAGACCCCGGGGAAGAGCAGAGACCAAGGAGAGAGACCCTCCTGAGAAGGACTGGCCCAGGTGCTCTGTGCCGGAGCAGGACTGCAGCGAAGCACGTGGGTGTCAGGAGCCCAGAGCCTCCCTGTGGGGACAGGCAGAGCCCCCAGCGCTGGAAGCCCCTGACCAGCCTGGGCACggcctcccccacaccccaagTGCCCCAGCAGGCAGGCCGGCCGTAACCCTGGGCAGTCTTGCAGCTGCTCCCCGAGGACTGCAAGGAAAGCTCCCGCAGGCCCAGGAAGGCGGGCGCAGTCCTGGAGGGAGCAGCTGTGATCAGAGCTCACAGGATCAAAGCAGccctgggggagtggggagaacaGGCGGATCCCGGGAAAGAGTGTCAGCAGCATGGGTGGAGTCCCagccctggggcctttgcagcCAGGAAGGTGAGGGAGCTCAGGGAGCTTGGGGACTGAGGACACAGCCCGGTGAACCACGTCCCGGGGGCCCATCGCCTGCGGGCACCCGCCCACCTCCCAGCAGGCGCAGGCACGTCCGCAGGACTGGAGACGCGCACACACAGGCTTCCGCACTGCGGGAACCAGGGAATGGGAGGCCCCACGGCAGCACTGAAGCCATCCTGTGGGCCTCGGGGAGCCAGGCAGACAGGCATTTGGGGTAGTAAATCTTTCCAGACCCAACAACAGTGGGGAGCCCGTCATTCCTATAACCTCTGTGTGGCATTTCCTGCGGTGCACCCTTAGGGCACAGGAGCCGgtcagagaaaaggggaaaacgaGAAGGCAAAGCGGCGGGGAAGGGCGGCGGGGAGCCCTCCGCTAACAAGCCACCGCAGACGTTGGAGGGTGGCGGGCGGCATGGACGCTTCTCCGGAGAGAGCTCCCGGCCACTGCGGCAAGCCAATGCAGGTGTGTGGGCGTGCTCGTGAGCACCAGCGCTCGGCTGAGTGTCCGCAGGGGCACAGGGGAAGCCGAGAGAAGTCAGGGGTCCGGGTGGGGAGCTCGTAGGGACAGGAGAACAGCAGCTAAAGGGCACCAGACACCACGGAGACCCTTGGGGTGCACACCAAGCTGGGGGGGGTGGTCCTGGCTGGGTTCCCagcaccccacacacacccttcctggaCCCCTGGGACCCAAGAGCCCTGCACGGGGTCACCACTCTGAAGGGATGTGGCCTGGCTGCAGAGGGAGATGCTGACCCTTCAGCTCAGGCTGGGTCCCCAGGGCCCCCTCCCTGTTCCCCAGAGGGGACAGGCCATGGCTAGGGGGAGGTGGAGCCAGCCAGCCCCCGAGGCATGCTCACACCAGTCACCCTGCAGGCCCGGTGGTCCCCATGTCCCTAGGGCCGACAGGTGCAGATGGCTGTGCTGTCTGTGCCACGGGTGGTCCCCAGCTGCCCACACCCTGTGAGTGGGGTCAGGGCTGCCCCCGGACTCAGGCTGTCTGTGGTGTGTCAACACGGGCCCGGGCCTCCAGCCGGGCCCACCGCTCTGCCCCCATTCCCTCCAGCCCCGCGCCATGCCGCACCTCCAGCCCAAGGCTGCGCGCCGAGCAGCTGCCCAGGTCCTGCAGACTCAGAGCCAGCAGGACGGAGTGCCAGCCCCCcgaatcccagcaccctgagcaTGCTGTAGCTAacaaggggggggggaacaacGTTGTAGGACGTGACCCCTTCCCTGGGCCAGGCCCCGGGCACACAGACTCACTCCTGCCCTAGCAGCCCTGACCAGGACACGGGGACAGGCAGACCAGTGCAGGGTCACCACTGCGCGACCAGGGTAGGCCAGGCTGCATGGCCAACTCAGCCCCTGGAGCTGTACAGCACTTCAGGGGTCCGGTGCCCAGCGTGGGCCAGAGGACCCACACCCCACCCGACCCTGGGCATCGCTGGGGCCAGCCACTGACCTTGGTCACAGTCCTTCCCCTGGTAGCCGGCAGGACACGGCTTCCCACACTGGCCGCTGACGGGGTCACAGGCTATGCCCTGAGGGCAGGAACACGCCTGTAGGCATCCGGGCCCAAAGAAGCCTGGCACACACTCTGCAGGGGgcgagaagagagagaagagaggggccTGCAGGGTCAGCCAGCCTGGGGCCCTCCCCGACTCCCCGACTCCCCGCACCCCTGCACTCACCGTCCTGACACCGCTCGCCCCGGAAGCCCGCCTTGCAGGAGCAGCTGCCATCCCTCCGGTCACAGGCCAGCGTGTTCCGCTGCTCGCACTGGCACTCCTCCGAGCAGCCGGGCCCGAAGACCCACGGCGGACAGGCTGCACCCACAGAACCAAGAGGGGGGCCTGCCTACCGCGTGCACCAGCCCCTCCCGGGTCCCAGGGTCTCCAGCCCCCCAGGAGCCGCGCAGAGAGGCACGGCCTGCCCCAGCCACTGGGACCACTGTGcctatttcatagatgagaaacgGTCTCAGCGAAGTCCAGGCATTGGCCCCGGGTCACGCCACCTCCCAGCCAGGAGACTCTTGGAATCCCAAtctccccctttatttttttatttattttttttttttaagattttatttatttattcgacagagatagagacagccagcgagagagggaacacaagcagggggagtgggaaaggaagaagcaggctcatagcggaagagcctaatgtggggctcgatcccagaacgccgggatcacgccctgagccgaaggcagacgcttaaccgctgtgccacccaggcgcccctcaacctcCCCCTTTAAATAATCCTTCCGGCAAAGTACCGTATGGAGCTCCCAGATGAAGTCTGCTCATCATCCCCCACCTGTTCCCCACCAGCCCGCCAGCGAGGGGTGACCCCACTGGGGACTCAGGACTCACCCTTGCTGCCAGGAAACTCCAAAAGCCAAGGTGAGCCCCGTGCCCCAGAAGATTCCAAGGGTGGCCTGCCTTTGCCCATACTGCCGCCGACCCGTTAGCCCAGTTGTGGGGCTAGGAGGCGTCAGAAGGCTGGGGACCACCCCCCGAGACACTCTGAAGGCCAGCACAGACCGGAGGACACAGCTCTGGGCCCCTGGGGTGGAGCCCACATGCCAGCGGAGGGACCTCACTGAGCCCCAGGTCCTCTGCAGAACAGTCACTCCCAAGCCTGAGCGTGGGCAGCAAGGCCCAGGAGCACTCGGCCTTACTGTGCAgcaacccccccgccccctggaCACAGGCCACCAGGGCAGAGGACTCACCCAAGTGGCAGAAGCGGCCGTAGAGCCCCGGGTCACAGAGGCAGGCCCCATAGAGGCGGTGGCACCGGCCACGGTTGGCACAGTGGCACTTCTTGTGACATTGCTTGCCGTAGAAGCCCTTGGGGCAGCCTGTGGGATGCGGGGTCCCTTGAGTGCCCACCTGGACACGTCCCCACACCCGTGGAGGTGCTCCAAGGGTCCCCTGTGCCCAGCATAGGAGCTAGGAGGGGCCCAGGCCAccagggcagggccagagggCTTTGGGGCCACCAGCAGCCTGAGGACTCTGTATCCCAGACAGGGAGGGGCCCGGGGGCAGGCAAGGGCACCATGACGACAGGGCAGACACAAGATGAGCCAGGGATATGGCCATCTGCCCCGGCTGGCCTGTCTCCCCAGCGTCTGTGGTCTGGAGAATGGCCGGGGCACGAAGCCAAGCACATTCTTCAGCATACGCGTGGGAGCTGCACAAAGACCTCACCCTGGTCTCCTGTGTCTGACCCCCGTCTACCACATGCCGACTTCCATCCCTCGGTGGTCACCTagccccacctctggctttcAGAGAACGAAGGGCACACAGCCCCAGCCAGCCAGCATCCCAGGACCAAGCTCAGGGGGCCCCAGGGC
It encodes:
- the MEGF6 gene encoding multiple epidermal growth factor-like domains protein 6 isoform X3, which translates into the protein MPVLPEARAAGRAVALALALVLLLPAGPAGALLRLQPGLPHVCAEQELTLVGRRQPCVQAFSRTVPVWKPGCGRQAWCVGHERRTIYYTGYRQVYAVEAQTVFRCCPGWSQQPGDQGCLSPQCSAGLCFNGGHCVPGSAQLCYCPPGFQGPRCQYDVDECQLHNGGCQHRCVNTPGSYLCECKPGFRLHADGRTCLAIQSCAVGNGGCQHQCVQLTATQLRCQCRPEFQLQEDGKRCVRRNPCADRNGGCMHTCQVRRGLAHCECHTGFLLAADRRSCEDVDECATGQAQCAHGCLNTRGSFTCLCHAGYELGADGRQCYRIEMEIVNSCEANNGGCSHGCSHTSAGPLCTCPHGYELDEDQKTCIDVDDCAASPCCQQACTNSPGGYECGCYAGYRLSTDGCGCEDVDECASGRGGCEHHCTNLAGSFQCSCEAGFRLDEDRRGCAPLEIPEVDLDGQLPFVRPLPHIAVLQDELPHLFQDDYVGVQEEDEAAAEARAEHTLMEKFVCLDASFGQDCSLTCDDCRNGGTCLPGLDGCDCPEGWTGLICNETCPPDTFGKNCSLSCGCQNGGTCDPATGTCRCPPGVGGARCEDGCPKGFYGKQCHKKCHCANRGRCHRLYGACLCDPGLYGRFCHLACPPWVFGPGCSEECQCEQRNTLACDRRDGSCSCKAGFRGERCQDECVPGFFGPGCLQACSCPQGIACDPVSGQCGKPCPAGYQGKDCDQECAGGTFGVNCSGSCFCGGAPCDRVTGQCLCPPGRTGDDCGADCPEGRWGLGCQEICPACDHGAACEPGTGACLCPPGYTGSRCQDSCPAGWFGPGCQLRCPCANDGHCHPATGHCSCAPGWTGLSCQRACDDGHWGPDCSRRCTCSPGHGSCDAVSGLCVCEAGYTGPRCEQRCPQGHFGPGCGRQCQCEHGAACDHVSGACTCPAGWRGAFCERACPAGFFGLDCRGVCDCAAGAPCDSVSGSCLCPAGRRGPRCSQACPAPTYGHNCSQTCSCFNGGSCDPVHGQCRCGPGWMGPTCLEPCPTGSYGENCQHACLCQHGGTCDPVSGHCTCPEGWAGLACEEECLLGRFGAGCEHSCGCLNGGVCDRPSGHCLCPAGWTGDKCQSPCAEGTFGARCEERCSCRRGANCHHVTGACLCPPGWRGSRCENACPHGWFGKACAQRCLCPPSAPCHHVTGACHCPPGSTGPGCEQGCPPGRFGPGCEQQCGCLHGGSCDAATGACLCPAGFLGADCSLPCPQGRFGPGCAHVCRCGQGAACDPVTGSCTCPPGRTGVHCEHGCPQNRFGVSCERVCSCRNGGLCHAANGSCSCGLGWTGPHCELACPPGYYGASCRLECSCQNNGTCEPTTGACHCGPGFYGQACQHSCPPGFHGAGCQAACECRHGAPCHPVSGQCVCPSGFSGQLCERGCEPGSFGEGCRQRCDCEAGAPCDPITGQCLCPPGRTGAACDLDCTPGFFGPGCALRCSCGAGAACDPASGRCHCVDGYLGPTCQQAASHPASHGPALGLSSRAEKH
- the MEGF6 gene encoding multiple epidermal growth factor-like domains protein 6 isoform X7, with the protein product MGASRGRGGLAALWCLGLLGGLARVAGTHYRYLWRGCYPCLLGQAGYSVSAGDRRPDVDECQLHNGGCQHRCVNTPGSYLCECKPGFRLHADGRTCLAIQSCAVGNGGCQHQCVQLTATQLRCQCRPEFQLQEDGKRCVRRNPCADRNGGCMHTCQVRRGLAHCECHTGFLLAADRRSCEDVDECATGQAQCAHGCLNTRGSFTCLCHAGYELGADGRQCYRIEMEIVNSCEANNGGCSHGCSHTSAGPLCTCPHGYELDEDQKTCIDVDDCAASPCCQQACTNSPGGYECGCYAGYRLSTDGCGCEDVDECASGRGGCEHHCTNLAGSFQCSCEAGFRLDEDRRGCAPLEIPEVDLDGQLPFVRPLPHIAVLQDELPHLFQDDYVGVQEEDEAAAEARAEHTLMEKFVCLDASFGQDCSLTCDDCRNGGTCLPGLDGCDCPEGWTGLICNETCPPDTFGKNCSLSCGCQNGGTCDPATGTCRCPPGVGGARCEDGCPKGFYGKQCHKKCHCANRGRCHRLYGACLCDPGLYGRFCHLACPPWVFGPGCSEECQCEQRNTLACDRRDGSCSCKAGFRGERCQDECVPGFFGPGCLQACSCPQGIACDPVSGQCGKPCPAGYQGKDCDQECAGGTFGVNCSGSCFCGGAPCDRVTGQCLCPPGRTGDDCGADCPEGRWGLGCQEICPACDHGAACEPGTGACLCPPGYTGSRCQDSCPAGWFGPGCQLRCPCANDGHCHPATGHCSCAPGWTGLSCQRACDDGHWGPDCSRRCTCSPGHGSCDAVSGLCVCEAGYTGPRCEQRCPQGHFGPGCGRQCQCEHGAACDHVSGACTCPAGWRGAFCERACPAGFFGLDCRGVCDCAAGAPCDSVSGSCLCPAGRRGPRCSQACPAPTYGHNCSQTCSCFNGGSCDPVHGQCRCGPGWMGPTCLEPCPTGSYGENCQHACLCQHGGTCDPVSGHCTCPEGWAGLACEEECLLGRFGAGCEHSCGCLNGGVCDRPSGHCLCPAGWTGDKCQSPCAEGTFGARCEERCSCRRGANCHHVTGACLCPPGWRGSRCENACPHGWFGKACAQRCLCPPSAPCHHVTGACHCPPGSTGPGCEQGCPPGRFGPGCEQQCGCLHGGSCDAATGACLCPAGFLGADCSLPCPQGRFGPGCAHVCRCGQGAACDPVTGSCTCPPGRTGVHCEHGCPQNRFGVSCERVCSCRNGGLCHAANGSCSCGLGWTGPHCELACPPGYYGASCRLECSCQNNGTCEPTTGACHCGPGFYGQACQHSCPPGFHGAGCQAACECRHGAPCHPVSGQCVCPSGFSGQLCERGCEPGSFGEGCRQRCDCEAGAPCDPITGQCLCPPGRTGAACDLDCTPGFFGPGCALRCSCGAGAACDPASGRCHCVDGYLGPTCQQAASHPASHGPALGLSSRAEKH